A region from the Triticum dicoccoides isolate Atlit2015 ecotype Zavitan unplaced genomic scaffold, WEW_v2.0 scaffold108895, whole genome shotgun sequence genome encodes:
- the LOC119342905 gene encoding ervatamin-B-like, whose translation MTGHTLSFTTCRCSVLVLLAMSCLMLAGCSSESLQTSADEHSGNHHDPMMNRFHAWMKVQNKSYSTAAEKVRRFGLYRRNIRYIEAVNAKAATSGLTYELGEGPFTDITNQEFMALYTGQIPKGEHGEDGEQDEQIIATHAGPVGRVGTNTVYANFSASAPRSMDWRKRGAVTPVKDQRDCGSCWAFSAVATIEGIHKIKRGILVPLSEQQLVDCDRAERGCNGGLPSEAFQWIKTNGGITAASSYRYKAAVGRCLINRKSAAKITGSIRVKSNSEVSLRNAVAIQPVAVLISVHGRHFPHYKRGTYNGPCGASLNHAVTVVGYGQQKQNGARYWIVKNSWGATWGEKGYIRMKRETKNPSGQCGIATSPVYPLMEAGRSTD comes from the exons ATGACTGGCCACACGCTCAGTTTCACCACTTGTAGATGTTCTGTGTTGGTGCTCCTTGCCATGAGCTGCCTGATGCTAGCCGGCTGCTCTTCGGAGTCGTTGCAGACAAGTGCTGATGAGCACTCTGGCAACCACCATGATCCGATGATGAACCGTTTCCACGCGTGGATGAAGGTGCAGAACAAATCCTACTCCACGGCCGCTGAGAAGGTTCGTCGGTTCGGGCTATACAGGAGGAACATCAGGTACATAGAGGCCGTGAATGCCAAGGCGGCCACCTCTGGGCTCACGTACGAGCTTGGGGAGGGTCCCTTCACCGACATTACAAATCAAGAGTTCATGGCGCTTTATACCGGCCAGATTCCGAAGGGTGAGCATGGAGAAGATGGTGAGCAAGATGAGCAGATTATCGCCACCCATGCTGGGCCAGTGGGTCGCGTGGGCACAAATACCGTGTACGCCAACTTCTCAGCGAGCGCGCCAAGGAGCATGGACTGGAGGAAGAGAGGCGCCGTCACCCCCGTAAAAGACCAACGGGATTGTG GAAGTTGCTGGGCATTCTCCGCGGTGGCTACTATTGAAGGAATACACAAGATAAAGAGAGGGATTCTGGTGCCTCTTTCGGAGCAACAACTGGTAGATTGCGACCGTGCTGAACGCGGCTGCAATGGCGGCCTACCTAGCGAAGCCTTCCAGTGGATCAAAACAAATGGAGGgatcactgccgcgtcttcctataGATACAAGGCAGCCGTAGGTAGGTGCTTGATCAACCGCAAGTCGGCGGCAAAGATCACTGGCTCGATCCGAGTCAAGAGCAACAGCGAGGTGTCGCTGAGGAACGCTGTGGCGATCCAACCGGTAGCCGTTTTGATCTCAGTACATGGCAGACACTTCCCCCACTACAAGCGGGGCACCTACAACGGGCCATGTGGTGCTAGTCTCAACCATGCCGTCACCGTCGTAGGTTATGGGCAACAGAAGCAAAATGGGGCCAGGTACTGGATCGTGAAGAATTCGTGGGGGGCGACATGGGGTGAAAAAGGCTACATTCGAATGAAGAGGGAAACAAAAAATCCATCGGGGCAGTGTGGCATTGCTACGAGCCCGGTCTATCCCCTGATGGAAGCTGGAAGATCGACTGATTAA